In Streptococcus parasuis, the following proteins share a genomic window:
- the ilvA gene encoding threonine ammonia-lyase IlvA, with product MISARDIEQAYSVLKDVVVRTPLDFNRYLSERYGASIYIKRENEQRVRSFKIRGAYYAISQLTDADKANGVVCASAGNHAQGVAYTCKEMQIPATIFMPITTPQQKIGQVKFFGGEFVEIRLVGDTFDESATAAMKYTEETGKTFIDPFDDPNVQAGQGTVAYEILEEAEEQSVSFDQLLVPVGGGGLIAGVSTYLKDQAPEIKIVGVEASGARSMKAAFDKGRPVKLEHIDKFADGIAVQKVGKTTYEVARKNVDQLIGVDEGRISETILDLYSKLGIVAEPAGAATIAALEVIKDQIKGQTICCIISGGNNDINRMPEMEERALIYEGVKHYFVVNFPQRPGALREFVNHILGPNDDITRFEYIKRANKGTGPVLIGIALGDKRDYAEFIARLEQFDSQYINLHENDSLYKMLV from the coding sequence ATGATTTCAGCAAGAGATATTGAACAAGCGTATTCAGTTCTGAAAGACGTTGTCGTCCGAACTCCATTGGATTTTAACCGCTATTTATCTGAAAGATATGGAGCAAGCATCTATATTAAGAGAGAAAATGAACAGCGAGTTCGCTCGTTTAAAATTCGCGGTGCTTATTATGCCATTTCACAACTGACAGATGCAGATAAAGCGAACGGCGTTGTTTGCGCATCTGCTGGGAACCATGCCCAAGGGGTAGCGTATACATGTAAAGAAATGCAGATTCCGGCAACAATTTTTATGCCAATAACGACACCTCAACAAAAAATTGGACAAGTTAAGTTTTTTGGTGGAGAGTTTGTCGAGATTCGTTTGGTTGGGGATACCTTTGATGAGTCGGCTACAGCGGCGATGAAGTATACTGAGGAAACGGGAAAAACATTTATTGACCCCTTTGATGATCCAAATGTACAAGCTGGCCAAGGTACTGTTGCTTATGAAATTCTTGAGGAAGCCGAAGAGCAGTCTGTGAGTTTTGATCAGCTACTCGTCCCAGTTGGTGGAGGAGGTCTAATTGCTGGGGTCTCTACTTATCTGAAAGACCAAGCACCTGAGATTAAAATTGTTGGCGTTGAGGCGAGTGGTGCAAGGTCAATGAAGGCTGCTTTTGATAAAGGTCGTCCTGTTAAGTTGGAGCATATTGATAAATTCGCAGATGGTATTGCTGTTCAAAAAGTTGGGAAAACAACTTATGAGGTGGCGCGCAAAAATGTTGATCAACTGATTGGCGTTGACGAGGGTCGGATTTCGGAAACCATTCTGGATCTATATTCAAAATTGGGAATTGTTGCGGAACCTGCTGGCGCAGCAACCATTGCGGCACTTGAAGTAATCAAGGATCAAATAAAGGGCCAAACGATTTGCTGTATCATTTCTGGAGGAAATAATGATATTAACCGTATGCCAGAAATGGAAGAGCGTGCTTTAATTTATGAGGGGGTTAAACATTATTTTGTGGTCAATTTTCCTCAAAGACCGGGAGCTCTTCGTGAATTTGTTAACCACATTTTAGGTCCGAATGATGATATTACACGGTTTGAATACATAAAACGTGCGAATAAAGGAACGGGTCCGGTTTTAATTGGGATTGCATTGGGTGATAAGAGGGATTACGCTGAGTTTATTGCACGACTAGAACAATTTGATTCTCAATATATCAATTTGCATGAGAATGATTCGCTTTATAAAATGCTAGTTTAG
- a CDS encoding ABC transporter substrate-binding protein/permease — protein MKHKISILLLSLLAVFSITTGVKADEYLRVGMEAAYAPFNWTQEDDSNGAVPIEGTNQFANGYDVQVAKKIAESMNKELLVVKTKWEGLVPALTSGKIDMIIAGMSPTEERKKEIAFSDSYYTSIPTLVVRSDSQYADATSLSDFAGAKITAQQGVYLYDLIDQIEGADKQTAMGDFSQIRQALEADVIDAYVSERPEGRTAEAANKAFKMVELTDGFETNTEDVTIAVGMRKDDTRITQVNEVLAAFSESDQIALMDNMIENQPVEEATAENPNFFSQVWKIIVNNWQQLLRGTGMTLLISILGTIIGTIIGLLIGVFRTAPKATNKVLAIGQKLLGWIINVYIEVFRGTPMIVQSMVIYYGTAQAFGLNLDRTLAAIFIVSINTGAYMSEIVRGGIFAVDKGQFEAATALGFTHNQTMRKIVLPQVVRNILPATGNEFVINIKDTSVLNVISVVELYFSGNTVATQTYQYFQTFTVIAIIYFILTFTVTRILRIVEKRFDMDTYTTGANQMQTGVLND, from the coding sequence ATGAAACATAAAATTAGTATACTCCTGCTAAGCTTATTAGCTGTTTTTTCGATAACAACTGGAGTAAAAGCAGATGAATACCTTCGTGTCGGAATGGAAGCTGCCTATGCTCCTTTTAACTGGACACAGGAAGATGATAGCAACGGTGCAGTTCCAATCGAAGGAACCAATCAATTTGCCAACGGATACGATGTTCAAGTAGCAAAAAAGATTGCTGAATCGATGAATAAAGAATTGCTTGTTGTCAAAACCAAATGGGAAGGCTTGGTTCCTGCCTTAACATCTGGAAAAATTGACATGATTATCGCTGGTATGAGTCCAACTGAAGAGCGAAAAAAAGAAATTGCCTTCTCAGATAGCTATTATACTTCTATACCAACCCTTGTTGTCCGTTCAGATAGTCAATATGCAGATGCAACTAGCTTATCAGATTTTGCTGGTGCCAAAATCACAGCTCAGCAGGGTGTCTATCTTTATGATTTGATTGATCAAATTGAAGGGGCTGATAAACAAACTGCGATGGGTGATTTCTCCCAAATTCGCCAAGCACTTGAAGCTGATGTGATTGATGCCTATGTTTCTGAGCGACCAGAAGGACGTACCGCTGAGGCTGCTAACAAAGCTTTCAAAATGGTTGAATTGACAGATGGCTTTGAAACAAATACCGAAGATGTTACGATTGCAGTTGGTATGAGAAAAGATGATACTCGTATCACACAAGTAAACGAAGTGTTAGCAGCTTTTTCTGAATCAGATCAAATCGCACTCATGGATAACATGATTGAAAACCAACCTGTTGAAGAAGCTACAGCTGAAAATCCAAATTTCTTTTCTCAAGTTTGGAAAATTATCGTTAACAACTGGCAACAGTTATTACGCGGAACAGGAATGACCCTATTAATCTCAATACTTGGTACAATTATTGGTACAATTATTGGTCTTCTCATTGGTGTATTCCGTACCGCACCAAAAGCAACTAATAAAGTTTTAGCAATCGGACAGAAACTCTTAGGTTGGATTATCAATGTCTATATTGAAGTGTTCCGTGGCACCCCTATGATTGTACAATCAATGGTTATCTACTATGGTACTGCCCAGGCTTTTGGTCTCAACCTTGACCGTACCTTAGCAGCTATCTTTATCGTTTCTATCAATACCGGTGCTTACATGAGTGAAATTGTACGTGGTGGTATCTTTGCTGTTGATAAGGGGCAATTTGAAGCGGCAACAGCTCTTGGATTTACCCATAATCAAACCATGCGTAAAATCGTACTCCCTCAAGTTGTTCGTAACATTTTACCGGCTACTGGTAATGAGTTTGTTATCAATATCAAAGATACTTCTGTTTTGAATGTAATCTCTGTGGTAGAACTATACTTCTCTGGAAACACGGTTGCAACCCAAACCTATCAATATTTCCAAACATTTACTGTTATTGCTATCATCTACTTTATTCTAACCTTTACTGTAACACGTATTCTACGCATAGTTGAAAAACGCTTTGACATGGATACGTATACAACAGGCGCAAATCAAATGCAAACGGGGGTCCTCAATGACTAA
- the mecA gene encoding adaptor protein MecA: MKVKQISDSTLKITIQLEDLEERGMEIADFLIPQEKTEEFFYTVLDELDLPMTFRESGMLSFRVTPKPDKVDIFVTKSEMDQSLNFDEFTDLSELGDVSRMTPDELLKSLERTVRERSAHDSKAVRQLEDAEKEDSDEYQEPYIYYILEFPALIDAVNFVQTVDYPVEESELYKVEQTYYMTVLINVAERSKQYPEYILSRMLEFTNDTKLTRPFLQEHGILMLGNGAIDELKKVQTA, from the coding sequence ATGAAAGTAAAACAAATAAGTGATTCGACTTTAAAAATCACTATCCAATTAGAAGATTTAGAGGAGCGCGGGATGGAAATTGCGGATTTTCTTATCCCTCAAGAAAAGACAGAAGAGTTTTTTTATACAGTATTGGATGAATTGGATTTGCCAATGACTTTCCGAGAAAGTGGAATGCTTAGTTTTAGAGTTACTCCAAAACCGGATAAAGTGGATATTTTTGTCACAAAATCTGAAATGGATCAAAGTTTAAATTTTGATGAATTTACAGATTTATCGGAATTAGGCGATGTATCAAGAATGACTCCAGATGAATTGCTGAAAAGTTTGGAACGTACAGTTCGTGAACGAAGCGCGCATGACTCAAAAGCAGTTCGCCAATTAGAAGATGCTGAAAAAGAAGATAGTGATGAATACCAAGAACCGTATATTTATTATATCTTAGAATTTCCTGCTTTGATTGATGCGGTAAATTTTGTTCAAACAGTGGATTATCCAGTTGAAGAATCTGAGCTCTACAAGGTGGAACAAACCTATTATATGACAGTATTGATTAATGTTGCAGAGCGTTCAAAGCAGTATCCGGAATATATTCTATCTCGCATGCTTGAATTTACAAACGATACCAAATTGACACGACCATTTCTTCAAGAGCATGGAATCTTGATGTTGGGGAATGGGGCCATAGATGAGTTGAAAAAGGTGCAAACGGCATGA
- the ilvC gene encoding ketol-acid reductoisomerase, whose translation MTVEMQYEKDVTVAALDGKRIAVIGYGSQGHAHAQNLRDTGHDVIIGVRAGKSFDKAKEDGFETFEVAEATKQADVIMILAPDEIQADLYENEVAPNLEAGNALGFAHGFNIHFEFIKVPADVDVFMCAPKGPGHLVRRTFEEGFGVPALYAVYQDATGNAKHIAMDWAKGVGSARVGLLETTFKEETEEDLFGEQAVLCGGLTALMEAGFEVLTEAGYAPELAYFEVLHEMKLIVDLVYEGGFKKMRQSISNTAEFGDYVSGPRVITDQVKENMKAVLADIQSGKFANDFVNDYKAGRPRMEAYRKEAENLEIEKVGAELRKAMPFVGRNDDDAFKIYN comes from the coding sequence ATGACAGTAGAAATGCAATATGAAAAAGATGTAACAGTAGCAGCACTTGATGGCAAACGTATCGCCGTTATCGGTTATGGTTCGCAAGGTCATGCACATGCACAAAATTTGCGTGATACAGGCCATGATGTCATCATCGGTGTGCGTGCAGGTAAGTCATTTGACAAAGCAAAAGAAGATGGTTTTGAAACATTTGAAGTTGCAGAAGCAACAAAACAAGCTGATGTCATTATGATTTTGGCTCCAGACGAAATTCAAGCAGATTTATATGAGAACGAAGTTGCTCCAAACTTGGAAGCTGGAAATGCGCTTGGTTTTGCTCATGGCTTCAATATTCATTTTGAATTTATCAAAGTACCGGCTGATGTGGATGTGTTTATGTGTGCTCCGAAAGGTCCAGGTCACTTGGTTCGTCGTACATTTGAGGAAGGCTTTGGTGTGCCTGCTCTTTATGCGGTATATCAAGATGCTACTGGTAATGCGAAACATATTGCGATGGATTGGGCCAAAGGTGTGGGTTCAGCCCGCGTAGGACTTTTGGAAACTACTTTCAAAGAGGAAACAGAAGAAGATTTGTTTGGTGAACAGGCAGTTCTCTGTGGTGGTTTAACTGCATTGATGGAAGCAGGTTTTGAAGTATTGACAGAAGCTGGTTATGCACCAGAATTAGCTTACTTTGAAGTATTGCATGAAATGAAACTGATTGTTGACCTTGTTTACGAAGGTGGTTTCAAGAAAATGCGTCAATCTATTTCCAACACTGCTGAGTTTGGTGACTATGTATCAGGTCCACGTGTGATTACTGATCAAGTGAAAGAAAACATGAAAGCAGTTCTTGCGGATATCCAGTCAGGTAAATTTGCAAATGACTTTGTAAATGACTATAAAGCAGGACGCCCACGTATGGAAGCATATCGTAAAGAAGCAGAAAATCTTGAAATTGAAAAAGTTGGTGCAGAACTCCGCAAAGCAATGCCATTTGTCGGACGTAACGACGACGACGCCTTCAAGATTTATAACTAG
- a CDS encoding SPFH domain-containing protein: MSTGSIIFIVVVIFVLFIALILLFSGLYVVKQQTVAIIERFGKYQKTSTSGINFKIPFGVDVIAARIQLRMLQSEIIVETKTQDNVFVTMNVATQYRVNENNVTDAYYKLMHPEAQIKSYIEDALRSSVPKLTLDELFEKKDEIALEVQKQVAEEMSTYGYVIVKTLITKVEPDAEVKQSMNEINAAQRKRVAAQELAEADKIKIVTAAEAEAEKDRLHGVGIAHQRKAIVDGLADSIRELKESNVSLTEEQIMSILLTNQYLDTLNNFAQGGNNTIFLPGNPEGVEDIRTQILSALKVK, from the coding sequence ATGTCTACTGGTTCAATTATTTTTATTGTTGTAGTGATATTTGTATTATTTATCGCTTTGATTTTACTCTTTTCAGGTTTGTATGTGGTCAAGCAACAGACTGTCGCTATCATTGAACGATTCGGTAAGTATCAAAAAACATCAACGTCTGGTATTAACTTTAAAATTCCATTTGGTGTAGATGTCATTGCGGCCCGCATTCAGTTACGGATGCTACAAAGTGAAATTATTGTTGAAACAAAAACACAGGACAATGTTTTTGTGACAATGAATGTAGCAACACAGTACCGAGTTAATGAGAATAATGTGACAGATGCTTACTATAAACTCATGCATCCAGAGGCACAAATCAAATCGTATATTGAAGATGCCTTACGCTCATCAGTTCCTAAATTGACTTTGGATGAATTGTTTGAAAAGAAAGATGAAATTGCCCTAGAAGTTCAAAAGCAAGTAGCTGAAGAGATGTCAACCTATGGTTATGTTATTGTAAAAACCCTGATTACAAAGGTTGAACCGGATGCAGAGGTGAAACAATCAATGAATGAAATCAACGCGGCTCAGCGCAAACGGGTTGCAGCTCAGGAATTGGCGGAAGCAGATAAAATTAAAATTGTTACTGCCGCAGAGGCAGAAGCTGAAAAAGATCGCCTACATGGTGTGGGGATTGCTCATCAACGTAAAGCCATAGTGGATGGATTAGCAGATTCGATTCGTGAATTGAAGGAATCCAATGTCAGTTTGACGGAAGAACAAATCATGTCGATTCTGTTGACAAACCAATATTTGGACACTTTAAATAATTTTGCACAAGGAGGTAATAATACAATTTTCCTTCCTGGGAATCCAGAAGGAGTTGAGGACATTCGGACTCAAATACTATCCGCTCTAAAGGTTAAGTAA
- a CDS encoding amino acid ABC transporter ATP-binding protein has translation MTNNTILEIKNLKKSYGQNQVLKDISITVEKGEVISVIGSSGSGKSTFLRSINLLETPTDGQILYHGQDVLAKGYNLPHYREKLGMVFQSFNLFNNLNVLENAIVAQTTVLKRERSEAERIAKENLNKVGMTEQYWTAKPSQLSGGQKQRVAIARALSIDPELILFDEPTSALDPEMVGEVLKTMKDLAKSGLTMIIVTHEMEFARDVSDRVIFMDKGIIAEEGSPKQIFENPQEERTKEFLKRFLG, from the coding sequence ATGACTAATAATACTATCTTGGAAATTAAAAATCTTAAAAAGTCATACGGACAAAATCAAGTACTTAAAGATATTTCTATTACAGTTGAAAAGGGCGAGGTTATCTCTGTCATTGGCTCTTCTGGTTCTGGAAAGTCCACCTTCTTACGTTCTATCAATCTCTTAGAAACACCAACTGATGGACAAATCCTTTACCACGGACAAGATGTTTTGGCAAAGGGGTATAACCTACCTCATTACCGAGAAAAACTTGGGATGGTGTTTCAATCCTTTAACCTCTTTAACAATTTGAATGTTTTAGAAAATGCGATTGTAGCTCAAACAACCGTCCTAAAACGCGAACGGTCAGAAGCTGAGCGCATTGCTAAGGAAAACCTTAACAAGGTAGGGATGACTGAGCAGTACTGGACAGCTAAGCCAAGTCAATTGTCTGGCGGTCAAAAACAGCGTGTTGCTATTGCCCGTGCTCTTTCTATTGATCCCGAATTGATTCTATTTGACGAACCAACCTCTGCTCTCGATCCTGAAATGGTTGGTGAAGTTCTCAAAACGATGAAAGACCTAGCAAAATCTGGTCTAACCATGATTATCGTAACTCATGAAATGGAATTTGCGCGTGACGTTTCCGATCGTGTCATTTTCATGGATAAAGGGATTATTGCTGAAGAAGGTAGTCCAAAACAAATTTTTGAGAATCCACAAGAAGAACGTACCAAAGAATTCCTCAAACGTTTCTTAGGATAA
- a CDS encoding bifunctional glycosyltransferase family 2/GtrA family protein — MYYVTIPAYQPDEKLIQLLKGMKNRLNCQVIVVDDGSSGESVEILEAAKQYATVLHHEVNKGKGQALRTAFQYIYELNKPGAVVTADADGQHAINDIDRVAHAAMNLPSRLILGVRQFTNDIPLRSRFGNKLTRVLFKLQTGVTVSDTQTGLRGFHSGLIPFMLEIEGDRYEYEMNMLTKGSQRYQITEVPIQTIYIDDNASSHFRPIKDGLLIYKNLFKFALASFGGFLVDYGVYALALLVFTTFPTTLRLLLANTIARICSAICNFTLNKKLVFNNKDSVTRTGAGYFTLAFIFFFCDTTLLYLFNQLLGLNLYLVKLAVGLLLFLVSWFIQKNIIFKERKSLSHEIA; from the coding sequence ATGTATTACGTTACGATACCGGCTTATCAGCCAGATGAAAAATTAATCCAATTACTAAAAGGGATGAAAAACAGGCTAAATTGTCAAGTGATTGTTGTCGATGATGGGAGTAGCGGTGAATCTGTAGAAATCCTAGAAGCAGCTAAACAATACGCAACAGTCCTTCATCATGAGGTCAATAAAGGAAAAGGTCAGGCCTTACGTACTGCCTTCCAATACATTTATGAATTAAATAAACCAGGAGCGGTTGTCACTGCGGACGCTGATGGCCAGCATGCCATTAATGATATTGATCGAGTTGCACACGCCGCAATGAATCTCCCAAGCCGATTAATACTAGGTGTTCGCCAATTTACAAATGATATTCCCTTACGCAGTCGATTCGGAAACAAGTTGACCCGGGTCTTATTCAAACTCCAAACCGGTGTTACTGTTAGCGATACACAAACTGGTTTACGTGGTTTTCATTCCGGCCTAATTCCTTTTATGTTAGAAATAGAAGGTGATCGCTATGAATATGAAATGAACATGCTTACGAAAGGGAGTCAGCGTTATCAGATTACAGAAGTTCCTATTCAAACAATTTACATTGATGATAATGCTAGCTCACATTTTCGACCAATCAAAGATGGTTTATTAATTTATAAAAACTTATTTAAATTCGCCCTCGCATCCTTTGGCGGATTTCTAGTTGACTACGGTGTATATGCCTTAGCCTTACTGGTTTTTACAACTTTTCCGACCACCCTACGGTTACTTTTAGCGAATACCATCGCTCGAATTTGTAGCGCCATTTGTAACTTTACTTTGAATAAAAAATTGGTTTTTAATAATAAGGACAGTGTTACAAGAACGGGAGCAGGCTATTTCACACTCGCATTCATTTTCTTCTTTTGCGACACTACTCTCCTTTACTTATTCAATCAACTGTTAGGTCTAAATCTTTATCTGGTTAAATTAGCAGTTGGACTCCTTCTATTCCTAGTATCTTGGTTTATTCAAAAGAATATTATTTTTAAAGAAAGGAAATCATTATCACATGAAATTGCTTAA
- a CDS encoding undecaprenyl-diphosphate phosphatase encodes MMIIEILKAIFLGIIEGITEWLPVSSTGHLILVQEFIQLKQSAGFIEMFNIVIQLGAILAVITIYFQRLNPFQPGKTQKEIRLTWQLWAKVVLACIPSIIIAVPLDNWFEAHFNFMVPIAIALIVYGIAFIWIEKRNKDVEPQVTDLAKMSYKTALLIGCFQVLSIVPGTSRSGATILGAIILGTSRSVAADFTFFLGIPTMFGYSGLKAVKYFLDGNSLSLEQVVILLVASVTAYIVSVVVIRMLTDFVKKHDFTVFGYYRIVLGAILLIYSFFTFIL; translated from the coding sequence ATCATGATAATAGAGATTTTGAAAGCCATCTTTTTGGGTATTATTGAGGGGATAACTGAGTGGCTGCCAGTTTCATCTACCGGTCATTTGATATTAGTGCAAGAATTTATTCAATTAAAACAAAGTGCTGGTTTTATTGAGATGTTTAATATTGTGATCCAATTGGGAGCAATACTAGCGGTTATTACAATTTACTTCCAAAGACTTAATCCATTTCAACCTGGAAAAACACAGAAAGAAATTCGTTTAACTTGGCAATTGTGGGCAAAGGTAGTACTTGCTTGTATTCCGTCCATTATCATTGCAGTTCCTTTAGATAATTGGTTTGAAGCGCATTTCAATTTTATGGTGCCGATTGCAATTGCTCTGATTGTTTATGGTATTGCCTTTATTTGGATTGAGAAACGTAACAAAGATGTTGAGCCACAAGTGACGGATTTGGCAAAAATGTCCTATAAAACAGCTTTACTGATTGGATGTTTTCAAGTCTTAAGTATTGTACCGGGTACAAGTAGGTCTGGTGCAACTATTCTGGGTGCAATTATTCTTGGGACAAGTCGTTCTGTTGCTGCGGACTTTACTTTCTTTTTGGGAATTCCAACGATGTTTGGCTACAGTGGATTAAAAGCTGTAAAATACTTTTTAGATGGTAATAGTTTGTCGCTTGAACAAGTTGTGATATTATTGGTAGCAAGTGTTACTGCTTACATAGTTTCAGTAGTTGTCATTCGAATGTTGACAGATTTCGTGAAAAAACATGATTTTACAGTCTTTGGTTACTACCGGATTGTTTTGGGTGCTATCTTACTGATTTATTCATTTTTCACATTTATTTTATAA
- the ilvN gene encoding acetolactate synthase small subunit has product MRRMLTAKLRNSSGVLNRFTGVLSRRQINIESISVGPTEVSDISRVTVIVDVASHDEVEQIIKQLNRLIDVVRVRDLTEIPHLEREVILVKISAPPTKRAEILAIIQPFRANVVDVAPHSITIQMTGDGDKIEALLRVIQPYGIKNIARTGATGFSRD; this is encoded by the coding sequence ATGCGTAGAATGTTAACAGCTAAATTGCGAAATTCATCTGGTGTTCTGAACCGTTTTACAGGTGTTCTTTCACGCCGACAAATCAATATTGAGTCCATATCTGTTGGACCGACTGAAGTAAGCGATATCTCACGAGTGACGGTGATTGTTGATGTTGCAAGTCATGATGAAGTAGAACAGATTATAAAACAACTTAATCGTTTGATTGATGTGGTCCGTGTCCGCGACTTGACCGAAATACCTCACCTAGAGCGAGAAGTAATTCTTGTTAAGATTTCAGCTCCACCTACGAAACGAGCAGAAATTTTAGCAATTATTCAGCCATTTAGAGCAAATGTTGTGGATGTAGCACCGCACTCAATTACCATCCAAATGACCGGTGATGGAGATAAGATAGAAGCACTCTTACGCGTAATTCAACCTTATGGAATCAAGAATATCGCAAGAACTGGCGCGACTGGCTTTAGTAGAGACTGA
- a CDS encoding acetolactate synthase large subunit, producing the protein MQEIQLDQPCSGSFLILDTLHQLGVDLVFGYPGGAVLPLYDAIHQYEGIQHILARHEQGAVHEAEGYAKSSGKVGVAIVTSGPGATNAITGIADAMGDSVPLLVFSGQVATRGIGKDAFQEADVLGMTMPITKYNYQIRDTADIPRVITEALHIATTGRPGPVVIDVPKDIQEKIVESYHDPALHLPSYQPTVEPNGLQVKKILKQLSQAQKPVILAGGGVNYADANNELVAFAERYRIPVVSTLLGLGAMPIEHELSLAMGGMHGSYAANMAMDQADYIINIGARFDDRLTGNPTTYAPNATVAHIDIDPAEIGKVVKTAIPVVGDAKATLKALLALETVETGYADWTAQVLENKRLAPFWYDEDEKVIKPQAAIELIGQLTQGDAIVVTDVGQHQMWAAQFYPYKHARQLITSGGMGTMGFGIPAAIGAKLANPDKEVIVFVGDGGFQMTNQELAILNGYGVPIKVVLINNHSLGMVRQWQESFYEKRRSQSVFDDEPNFQLLAEAYGISHYSFDNPATLSEDMKVILEDKPMLIEIHISNREHVQPMVPAGKSNAEMLGVKFNA; encoded by the coding sequence GTGCAAGAAATTCAATTGGATCAACCGTGTTCGGGATCGTTTCTAATCTTAGATACCTTGCATCAACTTGGAGTGGACCTTGTTTTTGGTTATCCAGGGGGAGCAGTATTGCCACTGTATGATGCTATCCATCAGTATGAGGGCATTCAGCATATTTTGGCTCGTCATGAGCAAGGTGCCGTTCACGAAGCAGAAGGTTACGCTAAATCATCAGGAAAGGTGGGCGTAGCGATTGTCACTTCAGGACCGGGGGCTACAAATGCCATTACAGGGATTGCTGATGCCATGGGCGATAGCGTGCCACTTTTGGTATTTAGTGGACAAGTAGCAACAAGAGGGATTGGTAAAGATGCCTTTCAGGAAGCGGATGTATTAGGTATGACCATGCCGATTACCAAGTATAATTATCAGATCCGTGACACGGCAGATATTCCTCGAGTGATTACAGAAGCGCTACATATTGCGACTACAGGTCGTCCTGGACCAGTTGTGATTGATGTTCCGAAAGATATTCAAGAGAAGATCGTAGAATCTTACCATGATCCTGCTCTGCATTTACCAAGTTACCAACCGACAGTTGAACCAAATGGTTTGCAGGTTAAGAAAATTTTGAAACAGCTTAGCCAAGCTCAGAAACCAGTTATATTGGCTGGTGGTGGTGTCAACTATGCAGATGCCAATAACGAATTAGTTGCCTTTGCAGAACGTTACCGTATTCCAGTTGTTTCAACCCTTCTAGGGTTGGGGGCTATGCCAATTGAGCACGAACTATCTTTAGCCATGGGTGGTATGCACGGTTCATATGCTGCCAATATGGCTATGGATCAGGCTGATTACATCATCAATATTGGAGCGCGATTCGATGACCGCCTAACTGGTAATCCAACAACCTATGCGCCAAATGCAACGGTAGCACATATTGATATTGATCCTGCTGAAATTGGTAAAGTTGTCAAAACGGCTATTCCAGTAGTGGGCGATGCTAAGGCAACCTTGAAAGCTCTGCTTGCTTTAGAAACAGTTGAAACAGGCTATGCTGATTGGACGGCACAAGTATTGGAAAACAAACGTCTGGCGCCATTTTGGTATGATGAAGATGAAAAGGTTATTAAGCCACAGGCAGCCATTGAATTAATTGGTCAGTTGACGCAAGGGGATGCCATTGTCGTGACAGACGTTGGTCAGCATCAAATGTGGGCTGCCCAATTTTATCCTTACAAACATGCTCGACAGCTGATAACATCAGGTGGCATGGGTACTATGGGATTTGGTATTCCAGCAGCTATCGGTGCCAAATTAGCTAATCCAGATAAGGAAGTAATTGTCTTTGTCGGTGATGGAGGATTCCAAATGACCAACCAAGAATTGGCTATTTTGAATGGCTATGGCGTACCGATAAAGGTTGTATTGATCAATAACCATTCTCTTGGAATGGTTCGGCAATGGCAGGAATCATTCTATGAAAAACGTCGCAGTCAATCCGTCTTTGATGATGAACCAAATTTCCAATTGTTGGCAGAAGCTTATGGCATCAGTCATTATAGTTTTGACAATCCAGCGACACTGAGCGAAGATATGAAAGTTATCCTAGAAGATAAGCCAATGTTGATTGAAATACATATTTCCAATCGGGAGCATGTTCAACCGATGGTGCCAGCAGGTAAGAGTAATGCGGAAATGTTGGGGGTGAAGTTCAATGCGTAG